In Oceanispirochaeta sp., the following are encoded in one genomic region:
- a CDS encoding 5'-3' exonuclease H3TH domain-containing protein, with the protein MKETLYLLDGYSLIYRSYFGFIRSPLRNAEGKNISAVFGFIRTMLSILEKRKTERFVVLMDSKTKTFRHEMYPAYKATRDKSPDDLFEQIPVIEEILELMGIPTLRVDGYEADDLMGTLAVKSRQEGRPCFIITGDKDLLQFAGDGVGIIKFDNGNLLEVDREGVFNDRGVWPEQIVDYLSLIGDSADNIPGVAGIGPKTASKLLQEYKTL; encoded by the coding sequence ATGAAAGAAACTCTTTATCTCCTGGACGGATACAGCCTTATATACAGATCATATTTTGGATTTATCCGTTCACCCTTGCGTAACGCCGAGGGTAAAAACATTTCTGCTGTTTTCGGATTTATCCGGACCATGCTGAGCATTCTTGAAAAACGGAAAACCGAACGATTTGTGGTCCTTATGGATTCTAAAACAAAAACCTTCCGCCATGAAATGTACCCTGCCTATAAAGCGACCCGGGATAAGTCACCGGATGATCTTTTTGAGCAAATCCCGGTGATCGAAGAGATTCTTGAGCTTATGGGAATTCCTACCCTGAGGGTTGATGGATACGAAGCGGACGACCTGATGGGAACCCTGGCAGTCAAATCAAGGCAGGAAGGACGTCCCTGTTTTATCATTACAGGAGACAAAGACCTCCTTCAGTTTGCCGGGGATGGAGTAGGTATCATTAAATTTGATAATGGCAATCTCCTGGAAGTAGACCGGGAAGGTGTTTTTAATGACCGGGGAGTCTGGCCTGAGCAGATTGTTGATTATCTATCCCTGATAGGCGATTCGGCGGATAATATTCCCGGTGTTGCCGGAATTGGTCCTAAGACGGCGTCTAAACTCCTTCAGGAATATAAAACACTGG
- the fliS gene encoding flagellar export chaperone FliS, producing the protein MNRNPLNAYHQTKVRTASQGRLIVMLYEEAVKQLDIASEEMQKADKKLDKVHNCIVKTQDIITELMASLDFEKGGEIAQNLYNLYKFFNQQLLQANMDKTPESLIEIRRMMSELRDAWISIEGKAASGPSPIGVNIAG; encoded by the coding sequence ATGAATAGAAATCCGTTAAATGCCTATCATCAGACTAAAGTACGAACCGCTAGTCAGGGACGTTTGATCGTTATGCTTTATGAAGAGGCAGTGAAACAGTTGGATATTGCCTCTGAGGAAATGCAGAAAGCCGATAAAAAACTGGACAAGGTTCATAATTGTATTGTTAAGACTCAAGACATCATCACAGAACTTATGGCTTCCCTCGATTTTGAAAAAGGCGGTGAAATCGCTCAGAATCTGTATAATCTGTATAAGTTTTTCAACCAGCAGCTCCTTCAAGCCAATATGGATAAAACTCCTGAATCCCTGATTGAGATCAGAAGGATGATGTCAGAGCTCCGTGATGCATGGATATCGATTGAAGGAAAGGCCGCATCAGGACCTTCTCCCATTGGTGTCAACATCGCCGGTTAA
- a CDS encoding polysaccharide deacetylase family protein, producing MHRKTILFILLIFPSLLIQAQNRKLQFSDPEINKKNEIILSVNNPSTSGVSYKTLVRGNADSLHVEALTLYPERSFYFPLRRELMIYNQFGCFSYDEEIGNWKENNFISSFSDGNPLSPLSLKPLEMSPDGRYGVFIQEDEEGASLILYDREMDVSLSITSKLRHEYIEKLVKWSPDSKYFIYRRGRDLYYFSIDQYQAGRIPAESFRSIGFQDIQSVHWNPGNYLFILKDRLLFRVHSTEFFTRSFYSDPFRKGVVWGRIPIAYDPAFDSHSLDRDGKRLFLLKNGSDGMIFSLNNDPSQNRDFQQAPVLYSSVNTRIETVLWLHDGTLLLFLRNRRDNTGQVLTYKDGKDQGFRELASGDIFGLSSDSGGMQFALLRSGSVEIYNTASLTVLKTLIHHRSLAFYWRSDSYISAGRDTIRRINTDSGVSENIGLSQISQAGFSLTGELYGQCEDLWYKYNEALSWLPQKSRVELGPSNLSNTEYRIYLEEKRGGWFGSSLKIRNIEGYKTSDFLPLYSGAQTRNVSLQHKRDAGSNPWYFDHGAPTDKNEIALVLNAVDTAEAVPEVLRILEQYKIPATIFINGDFIHANPGETSLIAESGHRVGSLFYTYFDMSDPEYQLDKTFLKKGLARNEDDYFIATGKEMDMLWHTPFYTINAAILDISASMEYVFIGTDIPVYDRLNLRNPVDSSRFDVVDQALQLLNRVKPGSIIPLTLGKNQSQDEYLFLVLPMIIEELLRQGYEFVDLQEMMKSSR from the coding sequence ATGCATAGAAAAACCATATTATTCATACTTCTAATCTTCCCATCTCTTTTGATTCAGGCTCAAAACAGAAAACTTCAGTTCTCGGATCCAGAAATCAACAAAAAAAATGAAATCATACTTTCCGTCAATAACCCTTCCACTTCGGGTGTGTCATACAAGACTCTCGTCAGGGGGAATGCGGATTCACTTCATGTTGAAGCCCTGACCCTCTATCCGGAAAGATCCTTTTATTTCCCTCTGAGAAGGGAACTGATGATTTATAATCAGTTCGGATGTTTCAGCTATGATGAGGAGATTGGAAACTGGAAGGAAAACAATTTTATCTCCTCCTTTTCCGATGGTAATCCTCTGTCTCCCCTCTCCCTGAAGCCTCTTGAAATGAGTCCGGATGGACGTTATGGAGTCTTCATTCAGGAGGACGAAGAAGGAGCCTCTCTTATCCTTTACGACCGGGAAATGGATGTTTCTTTGAGTATCACCAGCAAATTGAGACATGAATACATCGAAAAACTGGTGAAATGGTCTCCTGATTCCAAATATTTCATTTATAGACGGGGCAGAGATCTCTATTACTTTTCAATTGATCAGTATCAGGCAGGACGCATCCCTGCAGAATCTTTCCGCAGTATTGGTTTCCAGGACATACAATCGGTTCACTGGAATCCCGGAAATTATCTTTTTATCCTGAAAGACAGACTGCTCTTCAGGGTGCATAGCACGGAGTTTTTTACCAGGTCATTTTATTCTGATCCCTTCCGTAAGGGAGTTGTCTGGGGCCGCATCCCCATTGCATATGATCCTGCTTTTGATTCCCACTCCCTGGATAGGGATGGAAAGAGACTCTTTCTCCTTAAAAACGGATCTGACGGAATGATATTTTCACTGAATAATGATCCCTCCCAGAATCGGGACTTTCAGCAGGCACCGGTCCTTTACAGCTCTGTGAATACCCGGATTGAGACAGTTCTGTGGCTTCACGACGGAACTCTGCTGCTTTTTCTTCGCAACCGAAGGGATAATACAGGTCAGGTCTTGACTTACAAAGATGGGAAAGATCAGGGATTTCGGGAATTAGCATCAGGAGATATTTTTGGACTTTCTTCTGATTCCGGTGGTATGCAATTTGCACTTTTGAGATCCGGCTCAGTTGAAATCTATAATACGGCTTCTCTTACAGTCCTGAAAACTCTGATTCATCATCGAAGCCTTGCTTTTTACTGGAGGAGTGACTCCTATATCAGCGCAGGGCGTGATACAATCAGAAGAATAAATACCGATTCAGGAGTGTCCGAGAATATCGGACTCAGCCAGATCAGCCAGGCAGGTTTTTCTCTTACAGGAGAATTGTACGGTCAATGCGAAGATTTATGGTATAAATACAATGAAGCCCTGAGCTGGTTGCCTCAAAAATCCAGGGTGGAACTTGGTCCCTCAAATCTGAGTAATACTGAGTATCGAATTTACCTGGAGGAAAAGAGAGGAGGCTGGTTCGGGTCATCCCTCAAAATCAGGAATATAGAGGGATATAAAACAAGCGACTTCCTTCCTCTCTACTCTGGTGCTCAGACACGGAATGTTTCCCTTCAGCATAAAAGGGACGCGGGAAGCAATCCCTGGTATTTTGATCACGGCGCTCCTACAGATAAAAACGAGATTGCCCTGGTTCTCAATGCCGTGGATACAGCTGAAGCAGTTCCTGAGGTCCTGCGTATCCTGGAGCAATACAAAATCCCGGCGACCATTTTTATCAATGGTGATTTTATTCATGCCAATCCTGGAGAAACCAGTTTAATAGCAGAATCCGGCCACAGAGTTGGCTCCCTTTTTTATACATATTTTGACATGTCCGATCCGGAGTATCAGTTAGATAAAACCTTTTTGAAAAAGGGACTGGCCCGGAATGAAGATGATTATTTTATTGCCACGGGAAAAGAGATGGACATGCTTTGGCATACTCCTTTCTACACTATTAATGCAGCAATTCTGGATATCAGCGCTTCCATGGAGTATGTTTTTATTGGGACAGACATTCCTGTGTATGACAGGTTGAACCTCAGAAATCCTGTCGATTCATCCCGTTTTGATGTTGTAGATCAGGCTTTACAACTCCTTAACCGGGTCAAACCGGGTTCTATAATACCCTTGACCCTTGGAAAAAATCAGTCACAGGATGAATATCTTTTTCTGGTTCTGCCTATGATCATCGAGGAACTTCTCAGGCAGGGATATGAATTTGTGGATCTGCAGGAAATGATGAAAAGCAGCCGGTGA
- a CDS encoding PhoH family protein translates to MRDKKKTFVIDTNVLIHRPDAIMSFKDSDIVIPIWVLEELDKLKSEHEGRGRSVRAALRFLNEISRHGNLQHGVKLENGGTLRVSLDFDRSVEESLTSAKMDNKIILCAKYLQHKHPDVFFVSKDINARIKAISIGIHAVDYEKHKVNIQYLYDGFRELHGEKQVMDELRKTGEATLKDVNVFPNQYLVLKEKSNSKAFHIARWDAASGLLKAVESSIEPVLGIRPLNPQQRIALDLLLNNDIKLVTLIGKAGTGKTLLSLAAGLYITMEEKDYTRVLLSRPIIPMGKDIGYLPGAKSQKMSHWMQPLFDNLEYIIEVAHKQNLKSIDQVLNNKIIEIEALTYIRGRSLPRQFIIIDEAQNLSPHEIKTIVSRAGEGTKVVLTGDPHQIDNPYLDAESNGLTCLVEAFRDVDIAGHITLGHSERSPLAELASELL, encoded by the coding sequence ATGAGAGACAAGAAAAAGACCTTCGTGATAGACACCAATGTTCTGATTCATAGGCCTGATGCCATCATGTCTTTCAAAGACAGTGACATTGTTATTCCCATCTGGGTACTTGAGGAATTAGATAAACTCAAAAGCGAGCATGAAGGCCGTGGCCGGAGTGTTCGTGCAGCTCTCCGTTTCTTAAATGAGATCAGTCGTCATGGAAATCTGCAGCATGGCGTTAAGCTTGAAAATGGTGGGACTCTCAGGGTCAGCCTTGATTTTGACCGGTCTGTTGAAGAATCACTGACCTCTGCAAAAATGGATAACAAGATCATTCTTTGTGCCAAATACCTGCAGCATAAGCATCCGGATGTTTTTTTTGTTTCCAAGGATATTAATGCCAGGATAAAAGCCATTTCCATCGGTATTCATGCTGTAGACTACGAAAAGCACAAAGTCAATATCCAGTACCTCTATGATGGCTTCAGAGAACTCCATGGTGAAAAACAGGTCATGGATGAGTTAAGAAAGACCGGGGAAGCGACTCTTAAGGATGTTAATGTTTTTCCAAACCAGTATTTAGTTTTGAAAGAAAAGAGTAATTCAAAGGCTTTCCATATTGCCCGCTGGGATGCGGCATCTGGTTTGCTGAAAGCTGTAGAGTCCTCGATTGAACCGGTTCTTGGCATACGCCCTCTTAACCCGCAGCAAAGAATCGCACTGGATCTCCTTCTCAATAATGATATAAAACTTGTTACTCTTATTGGAAAAGCCGGAACCGGGAAAACTCTGCTTTCCCTGGCGGCAGGTCTGTATATTACTATGGAGGAGAAAGACTATACCAGGGTGTTATTGAGCCGACCCATCATACCAATGGGAAAGGATATCGGATATCTTCCAGGTGCAAAAAGCCAGAAAATGAGTCACTGGATGCAACCACTTTTTGATAATCTGGAATACATCATAGAGGTCGCCCACAAGCAGAATTTAAAGAGCATTGATCAGGTTCTGAATAATAAGATCATTGAGATAGAAGCTCTCACCTATATAAGAGGACGTTCTTTGCCTCGTCAATTTATCATCATTGATGAGGCACAAAATCTGAGTCCTCACGAGATAAAAACAATTGTCAGCAGGGCCGGAGAAGGAACAAAGGTTGTTCTCACCGGAGACCCTCACCAGATTGATAATCCCTATCTGGATGCAGAATCGAACGGTTTAACCTGTCTGGTTGAGGCCTTTCGGGATGTTGATATTGCTGGTCATATTACATTGGGACACTCAGAAAGAAGTCCCCTGGCAGAACTGGCATCGGAGCTATTATAA